The genomic segment GGCATGATCACCGGTATCTCGCGGTGAGAAGTTTATTGAGGGGACACCAATAACCGCGGCTTCCACACCGCTTGTGCTTTCCGAATGGATAAACAAATTTGCTTGTTCGAGAGCCCGAGAAAGGTCTCCCGACTTATCTACTATAACATTGTCCAGAAATCGATAAATTGATCTATAAAGTGACGCATCTTCGCCCGGGTGAGGCCTGAAAAGAAACTGAGTATCGGGGTTACTACTTGCAAGACGGTATACTGCGTCAATAAATTGAGCCCTTTCTATAGAAACCGCACACCACCGCTTGACCTGTTCTCCAAATAATTCGCCTTCAGAAACTCCCGAAGCGCCCTCCGCCTGAAGTCTGATATTCAGAAAATTCTCTGATATCAGCGATATATCGTCTTTAGCGGGGGAAATACCTGCAAAACGACTACAAACCAGAACATACTTACTGCCTGGTTCGCAACCATTGTTATTCTCCATTCTGGACTTCCTTTGAGCTTCTAGAAATCTCAGGTAATCCAACCGTGGAGCACCTGTAACGCTCAAATCGCAATCTTCATAAGTTCTATCGAAAACCGTTCTTTGCCTATCCCCCCAGAAGTAAACTTTTTTAAGGAATGGCCGAGAGAAGTACTCTTCAGGATAGATTCTTTTTACCGCTGACTCATACTCGTTTTTGTAATAAAATGCCCCCTCATCGTGAAGAAAGTACATCGATGAAGCAGTTTTCTGAATTTTTTTTATCAGATCCAAATCAAACCGCCCCCTTCCAGTATTTCCTCCAAACCGTCCAAATATCAGAGCACCCCGCATCAATGATAGAACGAGATAAATATCGTGAGGCTTACCCAGCACAGTAGAAATACCTTCGTCAGCAAGTTTTTTTGCCATCAACAACCGCCAACCTAAATCCCTACGAGGCGAATCGACCGAACTTAACACCACTTTTTTGGACCGAAAAAATTTTATAGGAATCATGCTATTGGCAAAGCCTATTGAATAATAATTTTTTTACATCACAGAAAGAACGAGGCAGGAATAAAGATTCATATACTTAAAAATTCAAGCCAACATCCAACCTCGATTTTTTCCATTTACTGTATTTAATTGATCCTGAAACGGCACAACCGACAATCATAGCCGAAGTCACGGCCCAATAAGGATTGTAACGTGCTAATACAAAAACCGTAACAGAAGCGACAGCCAAACCTACCACGTTTGCAACTATAATAATCCTGTCTTGTAATGTCGCATAGAGAGCGTACTGATATATATATCCAGCCAGAAAAACACTTACCGAAAATAGCATTCCATAAAAAAGAATAATATTATCATAATAGATTCTCTCGGTGATCATTGAAAACACGATAGGCACTGAGAGAGAGATAGAAACTATCATAACAAACATCCATAAAAAAGCTTGCTTCTCCATGTTTTTATAGACACTCTTAAACTCAGAAAAATCACCTCGCTTATAGGCTTTCATCATCCTCGGGTAATAGAATACGAACACCCCAGACTCCATAAAGGATAGCATTGCAGCCGCAATGCTCATGTAAACACTGTACGCACCAAGTAAAGCCAAACCATTCAAGGCCTCGAAAGCATAACGATCGAATGTAAATATGGCCCTTGCTGAGATCGAAGATACCAATAAAGGGATTGCAATCAAGATACCTCGTCTTATCCACTTCCAGTCCGGACTTAAAACGGAATTCTTCCAATCAAGTTTGAGTAAAGGAGCAACCCCAAATACTATCCCCAAGGCTGCGCCGAAGACCCAAAAAATCAGCAAAGTTTCTATATTTCTCGCGGCTGGGAACATCCACATCGCCAAAATGTAGAATACTGCCCAGAGCGCCTGCTTGATAAAAATTACTATAGTAGCCAACATCGGATTTTCGGACGCTACCAACAGGCGCATTAACTCCGAAGATAGATGTTCCAGAACTATAAGAACCAAAAACCCCGCCAAAAGCTCCAATGGTAAATGCCCGAACAGGAAAAGCAGGCTTAAAATGGGCAGAACCAAAAGATACATGATTCCAAAGAAAAGAACCTGGCTTGAAATAAGCCGAGGCCAATCACTTTTCGGCTTACCGACAAGGTCTCTCGTGCTATATGCATAAAACTCGAAGCCTACAAAGTAGATTGAGTAAGAGACTGTAACTGCAATAAGACCGTAAAGCCCTACTTCTTCAGGCGGCAGGTAGACTGCCAGGCAGATTATCAAAAAGAACTTTATCGCTAACGTGAGTCCTCGCAGGCTTACATTAATTAACCGGAGCCTCATGCCTTTATTGCCATGGTTTTAATTAAATGCTCACATATCCTGAAATCTACTGC from the Marinobacter sp. LQ44 genome contains:
- a CDS encoding surface carbohydrate biosynthesis protein, whose translation is MIPIKFFRSKKVVLSSVDSPRRDLGWRLLMAKKLADEGISTVLGKPHDIYLVLSLMRGALIFGRFGGNTGRGRFDLDLIKKIQKTASSMYFLHDEGAFYYKNEYESAVKRIYPEEYFSRPFLKKVYFWGDRQRTVFDRTYEDCDLSVTGAPRLDYLRFLEAQRKSRMENNNGCEPGSKYVLVCSRFAGISPAKDDISLISENFLNIRLQAEGASGVSEGELFGEQVKRWCAVSIERAQFIDAVYRLASSNPDTQFLFRPHPGEDASLYRSIYRFLDNVIVDKSGDLSRALEQANLFIHSESTSGVEAAVIGVPSINFSPRDTGDHAIAGASEVGEKVRDFAELEIAFKRLLAQPRASLRKDAELLFPYVKNSRSEFNAIDKICEDLNEHFLKSKTVLSLISSGLDRDFLFYFSRKFFYSIRSCFLKVGSEDKGSGFNKSFIYDQWGSVGGSKADISVRSGVIFVNPKK
- a CDS encoding lipopolysaccharide biosynthesis protein, yielding MRLRLINVSLRGLTLAIKFFLIICLAVYLPPEEVGLYGLIAVTVSYSIYFVGFEFYAYSTRDLVGKPKSDWPRLISSQVLFFGIMYLLVLPILSLLFLFGHLPLELLAGFLVLIVLEHLSSELMRLLVASENPMLATIVIFIKQALWAVFYILAMWMFPAARNIETLLIFWVFGAALGIVFGVAPLLKLDWKNSVLSPDWKWIRRGILIAIPLLVSSISARAIFTFDRYAFEALNGLALLGAYSVYMSIAAAMLSFMESGVFVFYYPRMMKAYKRGDFSEFKSVYKNMEKQAFLWMFVMIVSISLSVPIVFSMITERIYYDNIILFYGMLFSVSVFLAGYIYQYALYATLQDRIIIVANVVGLAVASVTVFVLARYNPYWAVTSAMIVGCAVSGSIKYSKWKKSRLDVGLNF